From Bacillus clarus, the proteins below share one genomic window:
- a CDS encoding peptidoglycan D,D-transpeptidase FtsI family protein, which yields MILTKKKKHMYLAIVIIISVVLIILFKINFISVTITTSLAERGKILDQNEVILATNKQSKSLYYTYNDDCSNKLDIRNLLSLLKQFSSEFHHDISLKNVQLELQNSCKKQDKDEILLYSDLNDSEFEFFAKNKTKNIIVKNEWIRFYPQHEIASQVIGYTDLNTYSNDVSAGRNGIELQYENDLKGTSGKTLIFQINNKKLSWDIQKAQKGKDIHLALDYKLQHKTEEVLRSNIKNIPDADGGYAVVIDAKTGKVLTMANSSIFDPNILNPQLSSIEKENLILLSQNKTIRKLKYGDSYVNMGSTIKPLTILIGLNEKLFQPADTYLDTGKFQYNDQNNIANATGTPTGEITPSQAIINSSNTFMTAKVALPLFNQNNGNIEKVATIWTDYLKQFGLRSKTGIDLPFEEEGQYQLHPSSKFENGISALLNASWGGNEVHTPLQLAQYAATLARKGEKYKPQIVNAIIDNDGKRKKEFKPILESSNRYPSSFWSVLQNGMSHNIQEIKNLPFDVAGKTGITSSPNEQERVIDHSLFIAYAPTKDPQIAISVIIPGGDSKTNSAAVVAAEILKIWDNLQKENK from the coding sequence ATGATTCTTACAAAAAAAAAGAAACATATGTATTTAGCGATTGTTATCATTATTAGTGTTGTTTTGATAATTTTATTTAAAATAAATTTCATCTCAGTTACTATCACTACTTCTTTAGCTGAAAGAGGTAAAATTCTTGATCAAAATGAGGTAATACTGGCTACAAATAAACAGAGCAAATCCTTGTATTATACTTACAATGATGATTGTTCAAATAAACTTGATATAAGGAACTTGTTAAGCCTTTTAAAACAATTTTCATCAGAATTTCATCATGATATTTCTTTGAAAAATGTACAGTTAGAATTACAAAATTCTTGTAAAAAACAGGATAAAGATGAAATACTGTTATATTCAGACTTAAATGATAGTGAATTTGAATTTTTCGCCAAAAATAAAACCAAAAATATAATAGTAAAAAACGAATGGATACGATTTTACCCACAACATGAAATTGCATCACAGGTCATTGGGTATACAGATTTAAACACTTATTCTAATGATGTTTCTGCCGGGAGGAATGGAATTGAGCTTCAGTATGAAAACGATTTAAAAGGTACATCAGGAAAAACTCTTATATTTCAAATAAACAATAAAAAATTATCTTGGGACATCCAAAAGGCACAAAAAGGAAAGGATATTCATTTAGCATTAGATTATAAACTACAACATAAAACAGAAGAGGTACTAAGATCTAACATCAAAAATATACCTGATGCTGATGGTGGATATGCTGTAGTGATTGATGCAAAAACCGGTAAGGTATTAACAATGGCTAACTCATCAATCTTCGATCCTAATATACTAAATCCACAATTATCATCAATTGAAAAAGAAAATTTGATATTACTTTCTCAAAATAAAACAATCCGAAAATTAAAGTATGGTGACTCTTATGTGAATATGGGATCAACAATAAAACCTCTTACTATTTTGATTGGATTAAACGAAAAGCTTTTTCAACCTGCTGATACATATTTAGATACAGGTAAATTCCAATATAATGACCAAAATAACATTGCCAATGCTACTGGGACTCCAACTGGTGAAATTACACCGAGTCAAGCTATTATTAATTCATCCAATACATTTATGACAGCAAAAGTAGCGCTTCCCTTATTCAACCAAAATAATGGGAATATAGAAAAAGTAGCCACTATCTGGACAGATTATTTAAAACAATTTGGTCTCCGTTCTAAAACTGGCATTGATTTACCCTTTGAAGAAGAAGGACAATATCAATTACATCCATCTAGTAAGTTTGAAAATGGGATTTCTGCTTTATTAAATGCCTCTTGGGGAGGAAACGAAGTGCATACTCCTCTCCAACTCGCTCAATACGCAGCAACTCTTGCAAGGAAAGGGGAAAAATACAAACCTCAAATCGTAAATGCTATCATTGATAATGATGGTAAAAGAAAGAAAGAATTTAAACCAATCTTAGAAAGTTCAAATCGTTATCCTTCAAGTTTTTGGAGCGTCTTACAAAATGGAATGAGTCATAATATACAAGAAATTAAAAACTTGCCATTTGACGTTGCTGGTAAAACAGGAATAACAAGTTCTCCAAACGAACAAGAAAGAGTTATAGATCACTCTCTTTTCATTGCATATGCTCCTACCAAGGATCCGCAAATTGCTATTTCTGTTATTATTCCTGGTGGTGATTCTAAAACAAATAGTGCAGCTGTTGTTGCAGCAGAAATATTAAAAATTTGGGATAATCTCCAAAAAGAGAATAAATAA
- a CDS encoding peptidoglycan D,D-transpeptidase FtsI family protein yields MKKQKEKKKPPYIPLRLNVLFVCIFLLFSAIIVQLGRLQIVDGETYKNEVEKNNNKTIGLSVPRGKIFDREGKPVVDNRPLRSITYTRLKGIKLEDILKTAKDLANVLEIPEEDINKLTEIDKKDFWMQLNKEQAKEKVTKQDEENLRKKGIEGKELDKKIEELRRNRITEEELAKLTLQDLKVLAIKSKMSSGYQMTPQIIKRDATEQEYARISENLTDFPGVDATVDWERNYVNGDLFRSVLGNITSREEGLPKEHLASYLVRGYNRNDRVGKSYIEQRYEDVLHGKKEEVKNITDRSGNIIKTETVSKGKSGNNLTLTIDMELQKKVEESIEKNLRAFKSSEPLMDRAFVVMMDPKTGQILSMAGKKFAEKDGKTELEDFALGNMITSYELGSAVKGATLLTGYQTGAIKPGDAFYDAPMKFKGTQAKKSWNVSGFGNINDLRALQVSSNVYMFHTALQIAGVNYVPNGTLDIKQSAFDTMRYYFKQFGLGVPTGINLPNEIIGQTRQKDTQPGFLLDFSIGQYDTYTSLQLAQYISTIANDGYRMQPQIVQEIREQTVEKEEIGKVVQSIEPVVLNRVDVEKEYIERVKEGFRWVFQEGDGTGVRYFKQAPYKPAGKTGTAQTVYGGENPIGRNEKGERIECYNLTLVGYAPYDNPEVAFSVVVPWVHNDKGGINSLIGKDILDAYFDLKKQRINGETSNTDSSNQKQ; encoded by the coding sequence ATGAAAAAGCAAAAAGAAAAGAAAAAGCCCCCATATATACCTCTCCGATTAAACGTTTTGTTTGTTTGTATATTTTTATTATTTTCAGCTATTATTGTTCAGCTCGGAAGATTACAAATTGTTGATGGAGAGACTTATAAAAATGAAGTGGAAAAAAACAACAATAAAACAATAGGTCTTTCAGTACCTCGTGGGAAGATTTTTGATCGAGAAGGGAAACCAGTCGTTGATAATCGCCCCCTTCGTTCTATTACGTATACAAGGTTAAAGGGGATAAAACTTGAGGATATTTTAAAAACGGCGAAAGATTTAGCAAATGTACTTGAAATTCCTGAAGAAGACATAAATAAGTTAACTGAGATAGATAAAAAAGATTTTTGGATGCAATTAAATAAGGAGCAAGCCAAAGAAAAGGTTACTAAACAAGATGAAGAAAATCTGAGAAAGAAGGGCATAGAAGGGAAAGAGTTAGACAAGAAAATTGAAGAGTTAAGACGAAATCGTATTACAGAAGAAGAATTAGCAAAATTAACGCTGCAAGATTTAAAAGTGTTAGCGATTAAAAGTAAGATGAGTTCTGGTTATCAAATGACCCCTCAAATTATTAAAAGAGATGCGACAGAACAGGAGTATGCACGAATAAGCGAAAACCTAACAGATTTTCCAGGGGTAGACGCAACAGTTGACTGGGAACGTAATTATGTAAATGGTGATTTATTTCGTTCTGTATTAGGGAATATAACAAGCAGGGAAGAAGGATTGCCTAAAGAACACTTAGCTTCGTATTTAGTGCGTGGATACAATCGTAATGATCGGGTTGGAAAAAGTTATATTGAACAAAGATATGAAGATGTATTACATGGTAAAAAAGAAGAAGTGAAAAATATTACTGATAGATCAGGAAATATTATTAAAACAGAAACAGTGTCGAAAGGGAAAAGTGGTAATAATTTAACATTAACAATTGATATGGAATTGCAAAAGAAAGTGGAAGAAAGTATTGAGAAAAATTTAAGAGCTTTTAAAAGTTCGGAACCATTAATGGATCGTGCTTTTGTTGTTATGATGGACCCTAAAACGGGACAAATTTTATCTATGGCTGGTAAAAAATTTGCTGAAAAAGATGGGAAAACAGAGCTGGAAGACTTTGCATTAGGTAACATGATAACTTCTTATGAGTTAGGTTCAGCTGTAAAAGGTGCTACCTTATTAACTGGATACCAAACAGGAGCTATAAAGCCAGGAGATGCATTTTATGATGCACCTATGAAATTTAAAGGTACGCAAGCTAAAAAGTCATGGAATGTGTCTGGTTTTGGGAATATTAATGATTTAAGAGCTTTACAAGTATCATCCAATGTATACATGTTCCATACAGCGTTACAAATAGCTGGGGTTAATTATGTACCGAATGGTACATTGGATATCAAACAATCTGCATTTGACACAATGCGTTATTATTTCAAACAATTTGGTTTAGGAGTTCCGACAGGGATTAACTTACCGAATGAAATAATAGGACAAACAAGACAGAAAGATACTCAGCCTGGATTTTTACTGGATTTCTCCATAGGTCAGTATGATACGTATACATCACTTCAATTGGCACAATATATTTCTACAATTGCAAATGATGGATATAGGATGCAGCCACAGATTGTGCAAGAAATACGTGAACAAACAGTGGAAAAAGAAGAGATTGGCAAAGTAGTTCAATCTATAGAACCTGTTGTATTAAATCGAGTTGATGTAGAAAAAGAATACATTGAGCGAGTAAAAGAAGGTTTTAGATGGGTATTTCAAGAAGGTGATGGAACTGGTGTGAGGTATTTCAAACAAGCTCCATATAAACCAGCTGGTAAAACCGGAACAGCTCAAACGGTATATGGGGGAGAGAATCCAATTGGTAGGAATGAAAAAGGTGAACGCATTGAGTGTTACAATTTAACATTGGTTGGATATGCTCCATACGATAATCCAGAAGTAGCTTTTTCTGTAGTGGTCCCATGGGTTCATAATGATAAAGGTGGTATTAACTCATTAATTGGAAAAGATATCTTAGACGCATACTTTGATTTGAAAAAGCAACGTATAAATGGTGAAACTAGCAATACCGATAGCTCTAATCAGAAACAGTAA
- the bla gene encoding class A beta-lactamase yields the protein MKGLIILKSTRMLKIGMCVGILSLSLASVKLFTGEPLQVEAKEKAEKTKHVNHATHREFAQLEKKFNARLGVYAIDTGTNQAVTYRPNERFAYASTYKALAAGAVLQQNSIDKLDEVITYTKDDLVEYSPITEKHVDTGMTLGEIAEAAIRYSDNTAGNLLFKKLDGPKGFEKALRQIGDKVTMADRFETDLNEAIPGDIRDTSTAKTLATDLKAFTVGNALPTDKRKILTDWMRGNATGDKLIRAGVPKDWEVGDKSGAGSYGTRNDIAIVWPPNRAPIIIAILSSRDKEDATYDNELIAQAAKVIVNVLK from the coding sequence ATGAAAGGACTGATCATTTTGAAAAGTACAAGGATGTTAAAAATAGGGATGTGTGTTGGAATACTAAGTTTAAGCCTTGCAAGTGTAAAACTTTTTACAGGTGAACCATTGCAGGTGGAAGCAAAAGAAAAAGCAGAGAAAACTAAACATGTAAATCATGCGACTCATCGAGAGTTCGCACAACTCGAGAAAAAGTTTAACGCTCGACTGGGTGTCTATGCTATCGACACCGGGACAAACCAGGCAGTAACTTATCGACCTAATGAACGATTTGCTTACGCATCTACCTACAAAGCTCTGGCTGCAGGAGCAGTGCTACAGCAAAATTCAATTGACAAACTCGATGAAGTTATCACCTATACAAAAGATGACCTAGTCGAGTATTCACCAATTACAGAGAAACACGTGGATACCGGTATGACTCTTGGGGAAATTGCGGAGGCTGCTATTCGTTACAGTGATAACACCGCAGGGAACCTTTTATTCAAGAAGCTAGACGGACCTAAAGGATTTGAAAAAGCGCTTAGACAGATTGGTGATAAGGTTACCATGGCTGATCGCTTTGAGACAGATTTGAACGAAGCTATTCCGGGAGACATTCGTGATACAAGTACAGCAAAAACACTTGCTACCGATCTTAAGGCTTTCACGGTCGGAAATGCGCTCCCAACTGACAAACGTAAAATCCTTACGGATTGGATGCGTGGAAACGCTACAGGAGACAAACTCATCCGCGCTGGCGTACCAAAAGATTGGGAAGTCGGTGATAAATCTGGAGCTGGAAGCTACGGAACACGAAATGACATTGCCATCGTTTGGCCACCGAATAGAGCACCCATTATCATCGCAATTCTGTCCAGCCGAGATAAGGAAGATGCTACCTATGATAATGAACTAATCGCGCAGGCCGCCAAGGTTATAGTCAATGTCCTCAAGTAA
- a CDS encoding acyltransferase family protein, with protein sequence MSKRIKELDSIRGLAAITVVFGHFCLMLPSLPNSIKFSPLRFLWAGGEAVIVFYILSGFVLSMAIYHSKTNYWGYLIKRFVRIYIPYYFWIFITFALFILFSPYEVTGLRDWFYDRWQGSITKLDIINHFVLLNNFFTENYNPVIWSLAQEMRISIVFPLLFLLFYKQSWKKTILFAMSFSLISIFLNMLHIGKAEGFYNGYADTLHFTSMFMVGMLLFKHQEKLIYLYRNMKKLKRRLLTALGIILYLYSILIFGFSRNDTTFLLKDWGVVIGVSILIIMAMSNLKVKAILNKGVFVYLGEISYSIYLCHFPIMMVLFKLLYAKIPILFLLILCITMTILCSILSYHLIEKKCINWAKQRTTKF encoded by the coding sequence ATGAGTAAGAGAATAAAAGAATTAGATTCAATACGAGGATTAGCGGCTATTACAGTGGTATTTGGACATTTTTGTTTAATGCTACCATCGTTGCCTAATTCTATTAAATTCTCCCCGCTTAGGTTTTTATGGGCTGGCGGGGAAGCTGTAATCGTTTTTTATATACTCAGTGGTTTTGTGTTATCTATGGCAATTTATCATTCAAAAACAAATTATTGGGGATATTTAATTAAGCGATTTGTACGAATCTATATCCCTTATTATTTCTGGATATTCATCACCTTTGCTTTATTTATTTTGTTTTCGCCGTATGAAGTGACAGGACTACGAGATTGGTTCTATGATAGGTGGCAAGGGTCTATAACAAAATTAGATATTATCAATCACTTTGTGCTTCTTAATAACTTTTTTACGGAAAATTATAATCCAGTTATCTGGTCATTGGCTCAAGAAATGCGTATATCTATTGTGTTTCCTTTGTTATTCCTTCTTTTTTATAAACAGAGTTGGAAGAAAACGATACTATTTGCTATGAGCTTTTCTTTAATTAGTATATTTCTTAATATGTTGCATATTGGGAAAGCTGAGGGATTTTATAATGGTTATGCCGATACACTGCATTTTACATCTATGTTTATGGTTGGAATGCTCCTTTTTAAGCATCAGGAAAAACTTATCTACTTATATAGGAATATGAAAAAATTAAAAAGAAGACTTCTTACTGCATTAGGGATTATTCTATATTTATATTCCATTTTGATTTTTGGGTTTTCTCGTAATGATACTACGTTCTTATTAAAAGATTGGGGTGTCGTAATTGGTGTTAGTATACTTATTATAATGGCTATGAGTAACCTAAAAGTAAAAGCTATTTTAAATAAGGGTGTATTTGTATACTTAGGAGAAATTTCATATAGTATCTATTTGTGTCATTTTCCAATCATGATGGTACTATTTAAACTTTTGTATGCAAAGATACCTATCCTGTTCCTTCTTATCTTATGTATTACAATGACAATACTTTGTTCTATATTATCGTATCATTTAATTGAAAAGAAATGTATCAATTGGGCAAAACAAAGAACAACAAAGTTTTAA
- a CDS encoding lysozyme family protein, which yields MKNTSKKQIIILFFISILGLGTILGILYFNHKTNIHKNKVLATEKRLLQYEPSLKKELEKYNLGGKTALLLGIMYQESRGEGNDPMQSSESLGLKPNEIKEISLSIKQGVKHFAQMYKYGTENDVSMDTIIQSYNMGPGYIDFIASQEVKQHSEDSAKKFSKMKVDQNPAMYTCGGNKNNFRYPYCYGDFTYATKVNEKTKLIEELLRKNSKYNSKSFNVRTLRFM from the coding sequence ATGAAGAATACGAGTAAAAAACAAATTATTATATTATTCTTTATTAGTATTTTAGGTTTAGGAACAATACTTGGGATATTATATTTTAATCATAAAACCAATATTCATAAAAATAAAGTGCTTGCTACCGAAAAACGTTTATTACAATATGAGCCCAGCTTGAAAAAGGAATTAGAAAAATATAATTTAGGAGGGAAAACAGCACTTTTGTTAGGAATTATGTACCAAGAGAGTAGGGGTGAGGGCAACGACCCTATGCAGTCTTCTGAATCACTTGGATTAAAGCCAAATGAAATTAAAGAGATAAGCTTGAGCATTAAACAAGGGGTAAAACACTTTGCTCAAATGTACAAATATGGAACGGAAAATGATGTTAGCATGGATACAATTATTCAAAGCTATAATATGGGACCAGGGTATATTGATTTTATTGCCAGTCAAGAAGTTAAACAACACTCGGAAGATTCGGCTAAAAAGTTTTCTAAGATGAAAGTGGATCAAAATCCAGCGATGTACACTTGTGGTGGAAATAAAAATAATTTTAGGTATCCATATTGTTATGGTGATTTCACATATGCGACAAAGGTGAATGAAAAAACAAAACTTATTGAAGAACTTCTCCGAAAAAATTCAAAATATAATTCGAAAAGTTTTAATGTAAGAACTTTAAGATTCATGTGA
- a CDS encoding binary toxin-like calcium binding domain-containing protein, producing the protein MKKLKPILGAVSSLTMALTITSPALAETKTEQDGKVETFKEDKNLKEGQNIIYGDSGKKGIMIMEEPQENNDWDEDGIPNDVEEKGFKIVFNEKTGKNEAQLYDLVQDFGKKRFITNPKSANSDGDPFTDSYEVEHYDSDSDIDFNPMIANVPNLQIAVKRIDITPVASITDSNGESRTNSWEKSLSVQHSFNVGLAGEGGAEGSAVGPVPSGKGSINVGYGYSNTKTETESVSNSFDWSTATTVDSSKAANVRLHLEYKNTGTASAGDVSPHFNIRLGNKIINTVKATQDRYKANLLTTAKGGNNKTEILMDSVEGQADVKISLTLDELKAVEQGAPLSIEVLPTSTMNVYTMKDGQFVNLGDWSHFASNVNASTTLVETNYGSIPKYRVYTPRTGKEKPANINHNLSLDEFFAHTGIADKGWIANYVVNGRLNEERVRYGPNRTLLERGKNLGFFDNRALRPTLSYSSYDYSKKKIYASVIPGIFNLGEEIFVTVRNKKGEGQKVTLVRNQNSNVYESKENEPVDLAVNRNSLGESQAKFELIDVKDNKTEVFTPLVSNKSYLDAIDKLVVDNSGEPIVEGKQYYLKSSSRFYDGVKESWNAGTLSQSINGRYVHFSLKGNNWDGLRLGPIQQAIHGPDIQATPVLIERKGKSKPEEPFKKDEEVFLKFTNSSHSNHQYLNIGNGYDYSWLDTDRNRSAIKLDKLPNQKSFYLKSDSTYITSRENQWTSSVADNGIAPLVGAGERVLRSEHTTSPGNYHQWELESIK; encoded by the coding sequence ATGAAAAAATTAAAACCAATACTTGGTGCAGTAAGTAGTTTAACTATGGCATTAACGATAACATCCCCTGCTTTAGCTGAAACAAAGACCGAACAAGATGGAAAGGTGGAAACCTTTAAAGAAGATAAAAATCTAAAGGAAGGACAGAATATTATATATGGTGATTCTGGAAAAAAGGGGATCATGATTATGGAAGAGCCTCAGGAAAATAATGATTGGGACGAGGATGGAATTCCTAATGATGTGGAAGAAAAAGGATTTAAAATTGTATTTAATGAAAAGACAGGGAAAAATGAGGCCCAGTTATATGATCTAGTACAAGACTTTGGGAAAAAGAGATTTATAACAAATCCTAAGAGTGCAAATTCAGATGGAGACCCTTTTACAGATAGCTATGAAGTGGAGCACTATGATAGTGATTCTGATATAGATTTTAACCCCATGATCGCGAATGTACCAAATCTACAAATTGCTGTAAAACGTATCGATATTACTCCTGTTGCTAGTATTACAGATTCAAATGGTGAGTCACGCACTAATAGTTGGGAAAAAAGCTTATCTGTACAACACTCTTTTAATGTTGGCCTAGCTGGTGAAGGTGGCGCTGAGGGATCAGCAGTGGGTCCTGTACCATCGGGTAAGGGATCGATAAACGTGGGGTATGGTTATTCCAATACAAAAACAGAAACAGAAAGCGTCTCTAATAGTTTTGACTGGTCGACAGCAACCACTGTTGATTCATCTAAAGCAGCAAATGTGAGACTTCATCTAGAATATAAAAATACGGGTACTGCATCTGCTGGGGATGTTTCACCTCACTTTAACATTCGATTAGGAAATAAAATTATTAATACTGTAAAGGCAACACAAGATCGTTATAAGGCCAACTTATTAACTACAGCAAAAGGTGGAAACAATAAAACTGAAATTCTAATGGATAGTGTAGAAGGTCAAGCTGATGTGAAAATTTCCCTAACACTGGATGAATTAAAAGCAGTAGAACAAGGGGCACCCCTTTCTATTGAAGTCTTGCCTACTAGTACGATGAATGTGTATACAATGAAAGATGGACAATTTGTAAATTTAGGAGATTGGTCGCATTTTGCATCAAATGTAAATGCTTCTACTACATTAGTAGAAACAAACTACGGTTCTATACCAAAATATAGAGTCTATACACCAAGAACGGGCAAGGAAAAGCCTGCTAACATTAATCATAATCTTTCACTAGACGAATTCTTTGCACATACTGGGATAGCTGATAAAGGTTGGATAGCGAATTATGTAGTAAATGGTCGACTAAACGAAGAGCGAGTTCGTTATGGTCCAAATCGAACTCTTTTAGAACGAGGTAAGAACCTTGGTTTCTTTGATAACCGTGCACTACGACCAACTTTATCATATAGCAGTTATGATTATAGCAAGAAAAAGATTTACGCATCGGTTATACCAGGGATATTTAATTTGGGTGAAGAAATCTTTGTTACGGTTCGTAATAAAAAAGGTGAGGGCCAAAAGGTAACATTAGTTCGAAATCAGAACTCAAATGTATATGAGTCTAAAGAGAATGAACCTGTAGACTTAGCAGTAAACCGTAATTCTCTTGGAGAATCTCAAGCAAAGTTTGAACTCATTGATGTAAAAGACAATAAAACTGAAGTCTTCACGCCTCTTGTTTCAAATAAAAGTTATCTAGATGCTATCGATAAATTAGTAGTAGATAATTCCGGAGAACCTATAGTAGAAGGTAAACAGTACTATTTGAAGTCATCTAGTCGCTTTTATGACGGTGTAAAAGAATCTTGGAACGCCGGTACTTTAAGCCAATCAATTAATGGGAGATATGTACACTTTTCACTTAAGGGAAATAATTGGGATGGATTGAGACTCGGTCCTATCCAACAAGCAATACATGGACCAGACATTCAAGCAACACCAGTATTGATTGAAAGAAAAGGAAAATCTAAACCTGAAGAACCATTCAAAAAAGATGAAGAAGTGTTTCTTAAGTTTACGAATAGTAGCCATAGTAATCACCAGTATTTAAACATTGGAAACGGTTATGATTATAGCTGGTTAGATACTGACCGAAATAGATCTGCTATTAAATTAGACAAACTTCCTAATCAGAAGAGCTTCTATCTAAAATCTGATTCTACTTATATAACATCTAGAGAAAATCAGTGGACTAGTTCTGTTGCAGATAATGGTATTGCTCCGCTTGTGGGTGCTGGTGAGCGTGTTTTAAGATCCGAGCATACAACTTCACCAGGTAATTATCACCAATGGGAATTAGAAAGTATTAAGTAA
- a CDS encoding response regulator transcription factor produces the protein MKNRILIVEDEENIREVCKRYLEREGYEVYTAMNGAEGWDVFHRYQPDLIILDLMMPKKDGWELCEEIRQQSNVPIIMLTAKGEERDRILGLTMGADDYVTKPFSPRELVLRVQIILRRGNQIPIQAKESLSEVIEFPDLKIYPKTRCVLVCENKVELTVKEFEVLCIMAKHPKQVFSRSQLFELIWDFEHEGVTNTVTVLVSRLRDKLEKHTIENRWVHTVWGIGYRFEPTRGNET, from the coding sequence ATGAAAAATAGAATCTTAATCGTAGAAGATGAAGAAAACATTCGAGAAGTATGCAAACGCTACTTAGAGAGAGAAGGATATGAAGTTTATACAGCTATGAATGGGGCTGAAGGCTGGGATGTATTTCATCGCTATCAACCTGATTTGATTATTTTAGATTTGATGATGCCGAAAAAAGATGGCTGGGAATTATGTGAGGAAATTCGTCAACAATCAAATGTCCCTATTATTATGTTGACTGCAAAGGGAGAGGAAAGAGATCGAATTTTAGGCTTAACAATGGGAGCAGATGATTATGTAACAAAGCCATTTTCACCACGTGAATTAGTATTGAGAGTTCAAATTATATTAAGAAGAGGAAATCAGATACCGATACAAGCAAAAGAATCTCTATCAGAAGTGATAGAATTTCCAGATTTAAAAATTTATCCAAAGACAAGGTGTGTACTCGTTTGTGAAAATAAAGTTGAATTAACTGTGAAAGAATTTGAGGTGCTTTGTATTATGGCAAAGCATCCAAAACAAGTGTTTTCTCGTTCACAACTTTTTGAACTTATTTGGGATTTTGAGCATGAAGGCGTTACAAACACAGTAACCGTGTTAGTGAGTCGTTTACGTGACAAGCTGGAGAAACATACGATAGAGAATCGTTGGGTTCATACGGTTTGGGGCATAGGATATCGCTTTGAGCCAACTAGGGGAAATGAAACATGA
- a CDS encoding DM13 domain-containing protein: MKRKNVLLIGGFIIVGGILWSLFRPEKLFIDKQVNEVLPQTEIQSNETNQQERVISAGQFQNGVHETTGTATIHQLADGKRVLRLSNFSTSNGPDVRVVLVPTSHLKNNEDVKNHEYIELGKLKGNKGDQNYEIPEGIDVSTYGSVSIWCKRFNENFGAAYFKN; encoded by the coding sequence ATGAAAAGAAAAAATGTATTGCTTATAGGAGGTTTTATAATCGTCGGAGGAATTTTATGGTCTTTGTTCCGCCCCGAGAAATTATTTATTGATAAGCAAGTGAATGAAGTATTGCCACAAACAGAAATACAATCAAACGAAACAAACCAACAAGAACGAGTAATAAGTGCGGGTCAGTTTCAAAACGGTGTCCATGAAACAACTGGAACAGCAACAATCCATCAATTAGCGGATGGAAAACGTGTTTTACGGCTTTCCAATTTTTCAACTTCTAACGGACCAGATGTTCGAGTTGTATTAGTTCCTACAAGCCATTTGAAAAATAATGAAGACGTTAAAAACCATGAGTATATTGAATTAGGAAAGTTAAAGGGAAATAAAGGAGACCAAAACTATGAAATCCCCGAAGGAATAGATGTAAGTACATATGGTTCGGTTTCTATATGGTGTAAACGATTTAATGAAAACTTTGGTGCGGCCTATTTTAAAAATTGA
- a CDS encoding DUF5065 family protein: MRLGKLALIGALTLGSFTTVGIIAPAKQVSAATLDNFTVVSTANSYYQGKSFY; encoded by the coding sequence ATGAGATTAGGAAAACTGGCACTTATCGGTGCATTAACATTGGGCAGTTTTACAACTGTAGGAATAATTGCACCAGCAAAACAAGTTTCAGCAGCTACATTAGATAACTTTACTGTTGTATCCACAGCAAATTCATATTATCAGGGCAAATCTTTTTATTAA